GCCGGCCAGGTACTGCATGCCCATGCGGTCCGCCTCGCGCTCGAAGTCGCGGCTATAGGACAGCTGCTGGCTGACGCCCAGCCCGACGCCGGCGTTGAGCGCGCCCACCGCCATATCGCTGTTGCCGCTGCGCGAGCCGGCCACGATGCCGGCCAGGATCGCCGCCCACAGCCACAGCTGGTTCTGGCTGCTGCTCTGGTACATGCGCGCCAGGTGGCGCTGGGTGACGTGGGCGGTTTCGTGCGCCAGCACCGACGCCAGCTCGCCCTCGCTCTGCGTGGCCGTCACCAGGCCGCTGTGCACGCCGATCACCCCGCCCGGCAGGGCAAAGGCGTTGATGCTGGCATCGCGCACCACGAAATAGCTGATCGGTAGCGGCGTAGGCTGTGCCGCGGCCACCAGCGAGCCGCCCAGGTCGTTGAGGTAGTCGTTGATCTCGGCATCGTCGATCACGTCGCCATCGTCCTGCAGCGAGCGCTGGATGTCGCGGCCGATGCGGCTTTCCTCGGCCAGCGGCACGGCGGATTCCGCCACCGTACCGAGGTTGGGCAGGTTGTCGCTGGCCAGCGGGGCGCTGGCCGGCCAGGCCACCAGCACGGCGGCAAGCAGGGACGTGAGTCGGGTATGAGCGTTCATGGCGGCTATGATAGCCAGTTAGCGGCGAAGTCCGCTGCGCTAGTTTGTGTGGATTTGTGTTGACCCAGGTTCTGCCGGCACAGACGGCTAGATATGGAATTCCGGCGGCGGCAGCAGCGCCTGCCAGGCAGCGAAGGTGGACAGGTACACCCGGCCGCTGAAGCGGCTGGCGAGACCTGCCTTGCCGAACACATCCCACACCGGCCCCTTTACCTCGGCCAGCTGCACGCGCACGCCGCGCTCGGCCAGGGTGTCGTCCAGCCGCTCCAGCATGGCGAGGCCGGTGATGTCCACGCGGTTCACCGCGCTCATCACCAGCAGCAGGGTATGCACCTGCCCGGCTGCGGCCAACCTTGCCAGCAGTGCATCGCGCACGTGGCGTGCATTGCCGAAATACAGGCTTTCGTCGATGCGCAGGATCAGTACACCCGGCAGGGTCTGGCACTGCTGGTAGCGCTGCACATTGCGAAAGTGGCTGCCACCGGGCAGCAGGCCCAGTTCGGCCATATGCGGGCGGCTGCTCTTCATCAGCCACGCCGCCAGCGAGATCACCACCCCGGCCACGATGCCGCTGTCCACCCCCAGCCACAACACCAGCAGGAAGGTGACGGCGAAGGCAATGGCATCGCTGCGCTCCGCCCGCCAGGCATGCAGCAGCGGCTGCAGCCGCACCTGCGGCGCCACCGCGGCAACGATGGTGGCGGCCAGCATGGTCAGCGGCAACGCCGACAACATGCCGCTGCCCCAGGCCAGCAGCGCGGCAATCAGCGCCGCGGTGATCAGCGATGCCAGCTGGCTGTTGGCACCGGCCTCGGCGTTCACCACCGAACGGGTCAGCCCGCCGGTCACCGGAAAGCCGCCGCACAGGCCGGCACCGATATTGCAGACGCCCAGCGCCAGCAGTTCGCGATCCGGGTCCACCGTCTCGCGGCGCGGAATCGCCAGCAGCTGCGCCACCGACAGGCTCTGCACGTAATTGACCAGCGCGATGAAGAACGCCGGCATCACCAGCGGCAGCAGCCCGCAGGAGGGCAGCGCCGGCCAGGCCAGCGCCGGCAGCCCGGCCGGGATGCGGCCAACCTGCGGCAGCTGCCCCTGCCAGCCCGGCAGGCCGACCAGCAGCATGCTGCCCAGCAGTGCCAGCAGCGGCAGACCGCGCACCAGCAATGCCTGCGGCAGGCCCCGCAGCCCCAGGCGATGCAGCAAGCGGCTCAGCCTGCTACGTCCCCACCACAGCAACAGCACGCCAGGGATGCCGATCAGCAGCGCCGGCCATGAGTAGTGGCCGGCATGTGCCCACAGGCTGGACAGAATGGCGGGCAGGCTGGCGCCGGGAGCGCGAAAACCGGCCAGCGGCCCCAGCTGGCTCAGCACGATCAGCAATGCCGACGCGGCGGTGAAGCCGGCCAGCACCGGTTCGGACAGCACGTCGGCCAGAAAACCCAGCCGCAGCAGGCCGAACAGCAACAGCAGCACGCCGGACAACAGCGCCAGCCAGATGGCGGCCAGCAGGTAATCGGTGGAGGCTGCCGCCAGGCCAAGCTTGCCCAGCGAGGCGGCCACCAGCAGCGAAGTCACCGCCATCGGCCCCACCGACTGCGCATGGCTGCGGCCCAGCAGCGCATACAAGGGCAGCGGCAGCAGGCTGGCATACAGGCCCAGCTGCGGCGGCAGCCCGGCCACCAGCGCGTAGGCCAGCCCCTGCGGCAGCAAAAGCAGTGCCACCAGCAGCCCGGCGCTGATGTCGCCGACCAGCCATTGCCGCTGGTAATGCTGCAACCAGGGCGGCAGCCAGCGCGTCATGTGCTGTGCGCGGTATCGGCAGCCACGGCAGTGCTTACCGTGCCGCAGTACAGCCCGTACAGCGTGTCCAGAATGGCGAGCGCCTGCTCGCTGGCCACGCTGTAGTAGATCCACTTGCCGTCGCGGCGGGTGCTCACCAGCGACTCGTTGCGCAGCACCCCCAGCTGCTGTGACAACGTGGGCTGGCGGATACTGGTGAGCCGCTCCAGCTCGGACACGGTTTTTTCGCCATCCACCAACTGGCACAGCAGCAGCAGCCGGTCCTCGTTGGCCAGGCTTTTCAGCAAGGCTGCCGCGCGGGATGCGTTGTCATGCAGTACAGTCAAATCCATGGATATCCCCAATCTGTCTCCCACTGCCGCGCTGTCAGCGCAGCCACCGGAACATTATATTTTAATATATAGTAAATAATATCAACACTTGTCTGTCAGCAGGAGCGGCAATGCACGCAAGCATCCAAGCCTTCTTCGACCCGGTAACCGGCACCTACAGCTACGTGGTGTTCGATCACCCGGGTGGCCACGCCGCCATCATCGACCCGGTGCTGGACTACGACCCCAAGGCTGGCCGCACTGCCACCGACAATGCCC
This Vogesella sp. LIG4 DNA region includes the following protein-coding sequences:
- a CDS encoding SulP family inorganic anion transporter; protein product: MTRWLPPWLQHYQRQWLVGDISAGLLVALLLLPQGLAYALVAGLPPQLGLYASLLPLPLYALLGRSHAQSVGPMAVTSLLVAASLGKLGLAAASTDYLLAAIWLALLSGVLLLLFGLLRLGFLADVLSEPVLAGFTAASALLIVLSQLGPLAGFRAPGASLPAILSSLWAHAGHYSWPALLIGIPGVLLLWWGRSRLSRLLHRLGLRGLPQALLVRGLPLLALLGSMLLVGLPGWQGQLPQVGRIPAGLPALAWPALPSCGLLPLVMPAFFIALVNYVQSLSVAQLLAIPRRETVDPDRELLALGVCNIGAGLCGGFPVTGGLTRSVVNAEAGANSQLASLITAALIAALLAWGSGMLSALPLTMLAATIVAAVAPQVRLQPLLHAWRAERSDAIAFAVTFLLVLWLGVDSGIVAGVVISLAAWLMKSSRPHMAELGLLPGGSHFRNVQRYQQCQTLPGVLILRIDESLYFGNARHVRDALLARLAAAGQVHTLLLVMSAVNRVDITGLAMLERLDDTLAERGVRVQLAEVKGPVWDVFGKAGLASRFSGRVYLSTFAAWQALLPPPEFHI
- a CDS encoding helix-turn-helix transcriptional regulator, encoding MDLTVLHDNASRAAALLKSLANEDRLLLLCQLVDGEKTVSELERLTSIRQPTLSQQLGVLRNESLVSTRRDGKWIYYSVASEQALAILDTLYGLYCGTVSTAVAADTAHST